Proteins from one Chitinophaga oryzae genomic window:
- a CDS encoding LacI family DNA-binding transcriptional regulator yields MKERTNKITIYDIAQKLNLSASTVSRALQNNPLINEETREKIQATAMDMGYVPNWIASSLRKKRSNIIGLIVPRTSMYFQSTAISGIQHEAHKYGFSIVIGQSDETVAMEKELAHTFYSLRVDGLLAVASMFTTNFDHFSPFIKNNIPLVFYDRVPVDFPGYSITGDDFKGGFLATEHLIRQGCKKIAHFSGQLTCNLYQQRLSGYKEALAKYNIPYDEQLVYIHNLTMDAAGQAARELFDKGDLPDGLFTANDSSAVAFIQEANKRNIAIPEQIKVVGYSNDLSSRIISPSLTTIEQSGYNMGQKAVETIVKLINHEENSKVTKNFVFPVELIQRESTRVSN; encoded by the coding sequence GTGAAAGAACGTACCAATAAAATAACGATATACGACATTGCTCAAAAGCTGAATTTATCCGCCTCCACGGTGTCCCGCGCATTGCAGAACAATCCGCTGATCAACGAGGAAACCCGCGAGAAAATACAGGCTACTGCAATGGACATGGGTTATGTGCCCAACTGGATAGCCTCCAGCCTGCGTAAAAAACGTTCCAACATCATAGGGCTGATCGTTCCCCGTACTTCCATGTACTTCCAGAGCACCGCTATCAGCGGTATCCAGCACGAAGCACATAAATACGGCTTCAGCATCGTCATCGGCCAATCCGATGAAACCGTAGCCATGGAGAAAGAACTGGCGCATACCTTTTACTCCCTCCGGGTAGATGGCCTGCTGGCAGTGGCCTCCATGTTCACCACCAACTTCGACCATTTCAGTCCTTTTATAAAAAACAACATCCCCCTCGTGTTCTACGATCGCGTGCCGGTAGATTTTCCAGGCTACAGCATCACAGGGGATGATTTTAAAGGCGGCTTTCTCGCTACGGAACACCTGATCAGACAGGGCTGTAAAAAGATCGCGCATTTCTCCGGCCAGCTGACCTGTAACCTTTACCAGCAAAGGCTTTCAGGATACAAAGAGGCACTGGCCAAATACAATATTCCTTACGATGAACAACTGGTCTATATCCATAACCTCACCATGGACGCTGCCGGTCAGGCCGCCCGGGAGCTGTTTGACAAAGGAGACCTGCCCGACGGATTATTCACCGCCAACGATAGCTCGGCGGTGGCGTTCATCCAGGAAGCCAATAAACGGAACATTGCCATTCCTGAGCAAATAAAGGTGGTAGGTTACTCCAATGACCTCTCTTCCCGCATTATCTCCCCTTCGCTCACTACGATCGAACAATCGGGCTATAACATGGGACAAAAGGCCGTGGAAACCATCGTGAAGCTGATCAACCATGAAGAAAACAGCAAAGTCACCAAAAACTTTGTTTTTCCGGTGGAACTGATCCAGCGTGAATCAACCAGGGTTAGCAACTGA
- a CDS encoding zinc-dependent metalloprotease, whose protein sequence is MHTPRHLKRMLAAAGIACLATAVSLPAAAQRKKKNATPPASATPAKDTTAKPPMIKPGPKPAVKPFADVITDKAAADSGLFNIYKQDDRYFFEIADSLLGRDILVVNRISKSAAGLRAQMMGFSGDIIGENVIRFEKGPNNRIFLKNISYSEVSKDSTQPMFTAVMNSNLQPIVAAFDIKAFSKSGRGNVIDLTDYISGDNDVLFFDGSVKNMLKLGGAQPDKSYISDVRSYPMNTEIKTVKTYSRMGGPSAPGAPPAPGGFATVELNSSMVLLPAVPMKPRYFDPRVGFFTTGVTDFDADPQGVKRLQMITRWRLEPKPEDMEKYKRGELVEPQKPIVFYIDPATPAKWRKYLIMGVNDWQSAFEEAGFKNAIIAKMAPTKAEDSTWSIEDARFSAIVYKPSEVPNASGPHVHDPRSGEILESHINWYHNVMRLLRNWYFVQASPNDERARKMQFSDELMGDLIRFVSSHEVGHTLGLRHNFGSSSAYPVEKLRDKEWVKKNGHAASIMDYARFNYVAQPGDGISGADLYPRINYYDKWAIQWGYQLLPDAKTPEAETPILNKMTVEKLKDKKYWFGTESNPNDPRSQNEDLGDNAMKASAYGIKNLQRIMPNLLAWTRVSNEGYGNLAELYKEVVSQFGRYMGHVTKNVGGIYETPKTVEQEGAVYEYVPKATQKEAIQFLSQQLFTTPKWLVNQDLLSRIGGDGTALVMSTQMPALGRLLSVNTLNKLSAAEAALGAAAYQPVEMLNDLKKAIFTEVYAHQPVDAYRRNLQRGYVDNLAGMLAPPSPSPMAGFGAPDASRSDAAGIARAQLSALRNDLRAAAGSGDAATRSHYQDLIARISKAMDPK, encoded by the coding sequence ATGCACACACCACGCCACCTGAAACGGATGCTCGCAGCGGCCGGAATCGCCTGCCTTGCCACTGCCGTTTCCCTACCCGCCGCCGCCCAGCGGAAAAAGAAAAACGCCACACCGCCAGCTTCCGCAACACCCGCTAAAGACACCACCGCCAAACCTCCCATGATCAAACCGGGCCCCAAACCCGCTGTGAAACCTTTCGCAGACGTGATCACTGACAAAGCCGCCGCAGACTCCGGCCTGTTCAACATATACAAACAGGATGACCGCTACTTCTTCGAAATAGCTGACTCCCTCCTCGGCAGAGACATCCTCGTGGTCAACAGGATCTCCAAATCTGCCGCCGGCCTGCGCGCCCAGATGATGGGCTTCTCCGGTGACATCATCGGCGAAAACGTCATCCGCTTCGAAAAAGGACCCAATAACCGCATCTTCCTCAAAAACATCTCCTACTCGGAAGTGTCGAAAGACTCCACCCAGCCGATGTTTACCGCGGTCATGAACTCCAACCTCCAGCCAATAGTAGCCGCCTTCGATATTAAAGCATTCTCCAAATCAGGCCGCGGCAATGTCATCGACCTTACCGATTACATCTCCGGCGATAACGACGTGCTCTTCTTCGACGGCTCCGTTAAAAATATGCTGAAACTCGGTGGCGCCCAACCGGATAAATCCTACATCTCCGATGTAAGGTCCTACCCGATGAACACCGAAATCAAAACCGTTAAAACCTATTCCCGCATGGGCGGCCCTTCTGCTCCCGGCGCACCGCCAGCTCCCGGAGGATTCGCTACCGTTGAACTCAACAGCTCCATGGTGCTCCTCCCCGCCGTTCCCATGAAACCACGCTATTTCGATCCCCGCGTAGGCTTCTTTACGACCGGGGTCACCGACTTCGACGCAGACCCGCAAGGCGTGAAAAGACTCCAGATGATCACCCGCTGGCGCCTCGAACCCAAACCGGAAGACATGGAAAAATATAAACGCGGGGAACTCGTGGAACCACAGAAACCTATCGTGTTCTATATTGATCCGGCTACCCCAGCCAAATGGCGTAAATATCTTATCATGGGTGTCAATGACTGGCAGTCGGCCTTCGAAGAAGCCGGCTTCAAAAATGCCATTATCGCCAAAATGGCGCCCACAAAAGCGGAAGATTCTACCTGGTCTATCGAAGACGCCCGCTTCTCCGCTATCGTATACAAACCGTCTGAAGTGCCCAACGCCAGCGGCCCCCACGTACACGATCCCCGCTCCGGCGAAATACTGGAAAGCCATATCAACTGGTACCACAACGTGATGCGACTGCTGCGTAACTGGTACTTTGTACAGGCTTCTCCCAACGATGAACGCGCCCGCAAAATGCAGTTCAGCGACGAACTCATGGGCGATCTCATCCGCTTCGTTTCCTCCCATGAAGTAGGCCACACGCTGGGCCTCCGCCACAACTTCGGCTCCAGCTCTGCTTATCCTGTGGAGAAACTGCGCGATAAAGAATGGGTGAAAAAGAACGGCCACGCCGCCTCTATCATGGACTACGCCCGCTTCAACTACGTGGCGCAGCCAGGCGACGGTATCTCAGGCGCCGATCTCTACCCCCGTATCAACTACTACGATAAATGGGCCATCCAATGGGGCTACCAGCTGCTGCCCGATGCTAAAACACCGGAAGCGGAAACACCCATCCTCAATAAAATGACGGTGGAAAAACTGAAGGATAAAAAGTATTGGTTCGGTACCGAGTCCAATCCTAACGATCCCCGCTCCCAGAACGAAGACCTCGGCGACAACGCCATGAAAGCCAGCGCCTACGGCATCAAAAACCTCCAGCGCATCATGCCCAACCTCCTCGCCTGGACCCGCGTCAGCAACGAAGGCTACGGCAACCTCGCTGAACTGTACAAGGAAGTAGTATCGCAGTTTGGCCGCTATATGGGCCATGTTACCAAAAATGTGGGCGGTATCTACGAGACACCGAAAACAGTAGAACAGGAAGGCGCTGTATATGAATACGTTCCGAAAGCCACCCAGAAAGAAGCCATCCAGTTCCTCTCCCAGCAGCTGTTTACCACCCCCAAATGGCTGGTAAACCAGGACCTGCTCAGCCGCATCGGCGGAGACGGTACCGCACTGGTGATGTCCACACAAATGCCGGCACTGGGCAGACTGCTGTCTGTTAACACGCTCAATAAACTGAGCGCTGCTGAAGCCGCCCTCGGCGCCGCTGCCTACCAGCCGGTGGAAATGCTCAATGACCTGAAAAAGGCCATCTTCACCGAAGTATATGCGCACCAGCCGGTAGACGCTTACCGTCGTAACCTGCAGCGCGGCTATGTGGACAACCTGGCCGGTATGCTGGCACCGCCTTCGCCAAGTCCGATGGCCGGTTTCGGCGCTCCCGACGCTTCCCGCTCTGACGCCGCCGGTATCGCCCGTGCACAACTCTCCGCACTCAGAAATGATCTCCGCGCCGCTGCCGGTTCCGGTGATGCCGCTACCCGCAGTCACTACCAGGACCTTATCGCACGCATTTCGAAAGCGATGGACCCTAAATAA
- a CDS encoding ExbD/TolR family protein has translation MAEMDTSSSGGGKKHGGTKSKKQSTRVDMTPMVDLGFLLITFFMLTTTMSKPKTMDLIMPKDTKDEKEQNKVKESTALTILLGKDNRVYYYEGLAQDPNASANPDFFKASSFANKGGIRDEIIKKRDEVAKLRNAKGEPEDVVVIIKADDDATYANFVDILDEMAINRIQRYATVDISDQDKTWIKQTEAANGVK, from the coding sequence ATGGCAGAAATGGATACCAGCAGTAGTGGTGGTGGGAAGAAACACGGTGGAACGAAATCGAAAAAGCAGTCTACCCGCGTAGACATGACTCCGATGGTGGACCTGGGTTTTCTTCTGATTACCTTCTTCATGCTTACCACGACGATGAGCAAGCCCAAGACCATGGACTTGATCATGCCAAAAGATACCAAGGATGAGAAAGAGCAGAACAAAGTAAAAGAAAGTACTGCGCTGACCATCCTCCTGGGAAAAGACAACAGAGTATATTATTACGAAGGTTTGGCTCAGGACCCGAATGCATCTGCAAATCCTGATTTCTTCAAAGCGTCTTCCTTTGCCAACAAAGGCGGTATCCGCGATGAGATCATCAAGAAAAGGGATGAAGTGGCCAAACTGAGGAATGCAAAAGGTGAACCGGAAGATGTGGTAGTCATCATTAAAGCTGATGACGACGCAACCTACGCCAACTTTGTGGACATTCTGGACGAAATGGCGATCAACCGCATACAGCGTTATGCTACTGTTGACATCAGCGACCAGGACAAAACATGGATCAAGCAGACAGAAGCTGCTAACGGCGTTAAATAG
- a CDS encoding MotA/TolQ/ExbB proton channel family protein: MAETKTTVTAATAKASSHQPKKSSNLFAALAVPICLVIGFLFFFFVLGNPANFQGNNPDGHPIDSGIGKWFGTVYKGGYVVPILISVLLVCLTFVIERFLYLSKAKGKFSGSELVRKVQYHLANKNVDAALAECDKQKGSVGNVLKAGLKKYKEMVTNAELDTEQKILTIKNEVEETTALELPMMEKNLVFLSTIASVATLLGLFGTVLGMIKAFSAMSSGGAPDSAQLALGISEALINTALGIGTSAIAIIMYNYFTTNIDGITYAIDESGFTLTQSFAANHK; encoded by the coding sequence ATGGCTGAGACTAAAACAACTGTGACTGCAGCTACAGCTAAGGCTTCTTCTCATCAACCTAAAAAGTCGTCCAACCTGTTCGCGGCGTTGGCTGTGCCTATCTGTTTAGTGATAGGATTTCTGTTTTTCTTCTTTGTATTAGGTAATCCAGCCAACTTCCAAGGTAATAATCCAGATGGGCACCCAATTGATTCTGGTATTGGTAAGTGGTTCGGTACTGTTTACAAAGGTGGATATGTGGTACCTATCCTGATCTCTGTATTGCTCGTTTGTCTGACTTTCGTAATTGAGCGTTTCCTGTATCTGTCAAAAGCTAAAGGTAAATTCAGCGGTTCTGAGCTGGTACGTAAAGTACAATATCACCTGGCCAACAAAAATGTTGACGCTGCTTTAGCTGAGTGCGACAAACAGAAAGGTTCTGTTGGTAACGTACTGAAAGCTGGTCTGAAAAAGTACAAAGAAATGGTTACCAATGCTGAGCTGGATACTGAGCAGAAGATCCTGACCATTAAAAACGAAGTTGAAGAAACTACTGCGCTGGAACTGCCGATGATGGAAAAGAACCTGGTGTTCCTGTCTACCATTGCTTCCGTAGCTACCCTGCTGGGTCTGTTCGGTACAGTATTGGGTATGATTAAAGCGTTCTCTGCGATGTCTTCCGGTGGTGCACCAGACTCTGCACAGCTGGCGTTAGGTATCTCCGAGGCGTTGATCAACACCGCTCTGGGTATCGGTACTTCCGCTATCGCGATCATCATGTATAACTACTTTACTACCAACATCGATGGCATCACTTATGCTATTGACGAGTCCGGCTTTACTTTGACACAGAGCTTTGCTGCAAACCACAAATAA
- a CDS encoding ExbD/TolR family protein, whose protein sequence is MPKVKMPRKSTAIDMTAMCDVAFLLLTFFMLATKFKPDEPVTVVTPSSINTTLLPDSDVLLFTVDKDGRVFFSMDGQAKRKKMIEDLNSQFKLGLGEKEIKSFITGASVGTPIKDLKNYLSVSEDERKKQGLDKGIPTDSANNELKTWIEYGMAAQEGNFSKLKYCIKADNATPYPKIKEILDTFKEKKIQKLNLVTNLKAAPQGTAAWQEEQAAAHGKKE, encoded by the coding sequence ATGCCTAAAGTTAAAATGCCCAGGAAAAGCACGGCTATTGACATGACAGCAATGTGTGATGTGGCTTTTCTGCTCTTAACTTTCTTTATGCTGGCGACGAAGTTCAAACCGGATGAACCGGTAACGGTAGTTACCCCGTCTTCTATCAACACAACCCTGTTACCTGATTCTGACGTGTTATTATTCACTGTAGATAAGGATGGCAGAGTGTTTTTCAGCATGGACGGCCAAGCTAAAAGAAAAAAAATGATCGAGGACCTGAACTCACAGTTCAAACTGGGTCTGGGTGAAAAAGAAATCAAAAGCTTTATCACCGGCGCCAGTGTTGGTACTCCGATCAAAGACCTGAAAAATTACCTGTCTGTTTCTGAAGACGAGCGTAAAAAACAGGGTCTTGATAAAGGAATCCCTACTGATTCCGCAAACAACGAGCTAAAAACCTGGATCGAGTATGGTATGGCTGCGCAGGAAGGTAACTTCAGCAAACTGAAGTACTGTATCAAAGCGGACAACGCCACTCCTTATCCGAAGATCAAGGAAATTCTGGATACTTTCAAAGAGAAGAAAATCCAGAAGCTCAACCTGGTAACGAACCTGAAAGCTGCCCCTCAAGGTACTGCCGCATGGCAGGAAGAGCAGGCTGCTGCTCACGGTAAGAAAGAGTAG